One Mesoplodon densirostris isolate mMesDen1 chromosome X, mMesDen1 primary haplotype, whole genome shotgun sequence genomic region harbors:
- the ZCCHC12 gene encoding zinc finger CCHC domain-containing protein 12, giving the protein MASIIARVGNSRRQNAPLPPWAHSMLRSLERSLGPLMANMAERNMKLFSGRVVPAQGEETFENWLTQVSGVLPDWNMSEEEKLKRLMKTLRGPAREVMRLLQAANPNLSVADFLHAMKLVFGESESSVTAHGRFFNTLQAQGEKASLYVIRLEVQLQNAIQAGIIAQKDANQSRLHQLLLGAELNGDLRFRLKNLLRMYANEQERLPSFLELIRMIREEEDWDDTFIKRKRAKRSESMVERATSPVAFGGSRPIVIGNADCNVIEIDDTPDDDSDEDVILVESQDPPLSFSSSPLPRRRARPRNQVLVIDSPNNSRAQSPCTSGGSGYKNDGPGDMRRTRKRKYTIRCLYCGEEGHSKETCDNESNKAQMFENLIITLQELTHTEEEGSREAPGQPSDPSEPQ; this is encoded by the coding sequence ATGGCTAGCATCATTGCGCGCGTGGGTAACAGCCGGCGACAGAACGCACCCTTGCCGCCTTGGGCCCATTCTATGCTAAGGTCCCTGGAGAGAAGTCTTGGTCCTTTAATGGCCAACATGGCAGAGAGAAACATGAAGTTGTTCTCGGGGAGGGTGGTGCCAGCCCAGGGGGAAGAAACCTTTGAAAACTGGCTGACCCAAGTCAGTGGGGTCCTACCAGATTGGAATATGTCTGAGGAGGAAAAGCTCAAGCGCTTGATGAAAACCCTGAGGGGCCCCGCGCGGGAGGTCATGCGTTTGCTGCAGGCGGCCAACCCCAATCTAAGTGTGGCAGATTTCTTGCACGCCATGAAATTGGTGTTTGGGGAGTCTGAAAGCAGTGTGACCGCTCATGGTAGATTTTTTAACACCCTGCAGGCACAAGGGGAGAAAGCCTCCCTTTACGTGATCCGTTTAGAGGTGCAGCTCCAGAATGCTATTCAGGCAGGGATCATAGCTCAGAAAGATGCAAACCAGAGTCGCCTGCACCAGCTCCTTTTAGGGGCTGAGCTGAATGGGGACCTGCGCTTCAGGCTGAAGAATCTTCTCAGGATGTATGCAAATGAGCAGGAGCGTCTCCCCAGTTTCCTGGAGTTAATCAGAATGATAAGGGAGGAAGAGGATTGGGATGACACTTTTATTAAACGGAAGCGGGCCAAGAGATCTGAGTCAATGGTGGAGAGGGCAACTAGCCCAGTGGCATTTGGGGGCTCCCGACCCATAGTGATCGGTAATGCCGACTGCAATGTGATAGAGATAGATGACACCCCCGATGATGACTCAGATGAGGATGTGATCCTGGTGGAGTCTCAGGACCCTCCACTTTCATTCTCGAGTTCTCCTCTCCCCAGACGCAGGGCCAGACCTCGGAATCAAGTGCTAGTCATTGATTCCCCCAACAATTCCAGGGCTCAATCTCCTTGTACCAGCGGGGGTTCTGGGTATAAGAATGATGGTCCTGGGGATATGCGTAGAACCAGGAAGCGAAAATACACAATCCGCTGTTTGTACTGTGGAGAGGAGGGCCACTCAAAGGAAACCTGTGACAATGAGAGCAACAAGGCCCAGATGTTTGAGAACCTGATTATCACCCTGCAGGAGCTGACACATACCGAGGAGGAGGGGTCAAGAGAGGCCCCTGGCCAACCCAGTGACCCTTCTGAGCCACAGTGA